The Methanocella arvoryzae MRE50 genome includes a region encoding these proteins:
- the eif1A gene encoding translation initiation factor eIF-1A, whose translation MNRPNRNEPTVGEGEQFTRVRTPNKRDGELLGTVTNMLGANRVVVHCTDGVTRMCRIPGKIKKRIWIREGDVVIVVPWEFQNDKADVIWRYTQPQVDWLQKKGFLS comes from the coding sequence CTGAACAGGCCAAACAGAAATGAGCCCACAGTTGGCGAAGGCGAGCAGTTTACCAGAGTCCGCACTCCTAACAAGAGGGATGGCGAACTCCTCGGCACCGTTACCAACATGCTGGGCGCTAACAGGGTCGTCGTCCACTGCACTGACGGCGTTACCAGAATGTGCCGGATACCGGGCAAGATCAAGAAGAGGATATGGATCCGCGAAGGCGACGTAGTCATCGTCGTACCCTGGGAATTCCAGAACGACAAGGCCGACGTAATCTGGCGGTATACTCAGCCCCAGGTCGACTGGCTGCAAAAGAAGGGCTTCCTGTCTTGA
- the glmM gene encoding phosphoglucosamine mutase: protein MALFGTNGVRGIANVEMTPEMAMNLAKSIGTLKGGKIAVGRDTRQSGEMLKSAVIAGLLSTGCSVVDLGIAPTPTVQYYVKHHADAGIIITASHNPPEYNGVKGVAGDGTEMSRADEAEVEKIYFSGSYRQANWSQTGELSSFDPKPMYIDGIIKAVDAEAIRKKNFKVVSDTGCGAASLTTPFLLRKLNCKVISLNAQVDGTFPGRNPEPTGNEINDLKAAVVAAGADMGIAHDADADRAVFVDDKGRFVNEDVLLAMMTEYKLQRKPGTIVTPVSSSSLIEDIAKKYGQEVIWTQVGSIHVARKMMQVGAVFGGEGNGGLIYPEFQYCRDGGMSAASVLEMLATTGKKLSEIVDAVPCYNSVKEKIHCKNKNEVLKMIATHAKGDKIDTTDGVKIFNNDGWVLVRASGTEPIIRVFAESKTCDGAKRLAEYGVSLVTEYNK, encoded by the coding sequence ATGGCATTATTTGGCACTAACGGAGTCAGGGGTATCGCGAACGTGGAGATGACACCTGAGATGGCGATGAACCTGGCGAAGAGTATCGGCACGCTCAAGGGCGGTAAGATCGCAGTAGGGCGGGACACCCGCCAGTCCGGCGAGATGCTCAAGAGCGCCGTCATCGCGGGGCTGCTCTCCACTGGCTGCAGCGTGGTAGATCTGGGCATCGCACCCACGCCGACCGTCCAGTATTACGTGAAGCACCACGCAGATGCGGGCATCATCATCACCGCCTCCCACAACCCTCCCGAGTACAACGGTGTCAAAGGCGTCGCAGGCGACGGCACGGAAATGTCGAGGGCTGACGAGGCTGAAGTGGAGAAGATCTACTTCTCGGGCAGCTACAGGCAGGCGAACTGGAGCCAGACTGGCGAGCTGTCCAGCTTCGACCCGAAGCCTATGTACATCGACGGCATCATCAAGGCCGTCGACGCGGAAGCGATCAGAAAGAAGAACTTCAAGGTCGTCTCCGATACCGGTTGCGGAGCGGCCAGCCTGACCACGCCCTTCCTGCTGAGGAAGCTGAACTGTAAAGTCATATCGCTCAACGCCCAGGTCGACGGCACCTTCCCGGGCAGGAACCCGGAACCCACCGGCAACGAGATCAATGACCTGAAAGCAGCGGTAGTCGCAGCCGGCGCCGACATGGGCATCGCCCACGATGCAGACGCAGACCGGGCAGTTTTCGTGGATGACAAGGGCAGGTTCGTCAATGAGGACGTACTGCTGGCCATGATGACGGAGTACAAATTACAGCGCAAGCCCGGCACTATCGTTACTCCGGTCAGCTCTTCCTCCCTCATCGAGGACATTGCGAAGAAGTACGGCCAGGAAGTCATCTGGACTCAGGTGGGCAGCATCCACGTAGCCCGAAAGATGATGCAGGTCGGCGCAGTCTTCGGCGGAGAGGGCAACGGCGGCCTGATCTATCCGGAATTCCAGTACTGCCGGGACGGCGGCATGTCCGCGGCCTCGGTGCTCGAAATGCTGGCCACGACCGGTAAGAAGCTGAGCGAAATCGTCGATGCAGTGCCCTGCTATAACAGCGTTAAGGAGAAGATCCACTGCAAGAACAAGAATGAAGTCCTGAAGATGATCGCCACCCACGCGAAGGGCGATAAGATCGACACTACCGACGGCGTCAAGATCTTCAATAATGATGGCTGGGTGCTCGTCCGGGCTTCCGGCACGGAGCCGATCATCCGGGTCTTTGCTGAATCGAAGACTTGTGATGGTGCGAAGAGGCTGGCTGAGTATGGCGTCAGCCTGGTGACCGAGTACAATAAATAA
- a CDS encoding ribose-phosphate diphosphokinase, whose translation MRIVAGPASQLLATRTAALLGCDIDLTDYKEFPDGEVYSRVTGEVAGNDIVIIQSTPTARDYIYLLQLIDACDEAKSLKVVIPYFGYARQDKRFNPGEPISSRAIARTIKADQVFTINIHDRSVLAHFPCKAEDLNVAPEIGNHIEGMKLHNPLVLAPDDGALNLVKSAATLKGLAYDYLEKTRLSGTEVKIAPKNLDVKGRDVVLLDDIVSTGGTIAEAAKLLRVIGAKDVHLGCVHPVLVGNAVIKLYRAGIKSVISTDTLEKATSRISAAPIIAEALRK comes from the coding sequence ATGAGGATCGTGGCAGGGCCGGCCTCGCAGCTGCTGGCAACACGGACGGCGGCACTGCTGGGCTGCGACATCGACCTGACGGATTACAAGGAATTCCCGGACGGCGAAGTGTACAGCAGGGTGACCGGCGAGGTGGCCGGGAACGACATAGTCATCATTCAGAGCACCCCGACCGCCAGAGACTACATCTACCTTTTGCAGCTCATCGACGCCTGCGACGAGGCGAAGAGCCTCAAAGTCGTCATCCCGTACTTCGGCTACGCCCGGCAGGACAAGCGGTTCAACCCGGGAGAGCCGATCAGCAGCCGGGCTATCGCCCGCACTATTAAGGCCGATCAGGTCTTCACCATCAACATCCACGACCGCTCCGTACTGGCACACTTCCCCTGTAAGGCAGAGGACCTGAATGTGGCGCCGGAGATCGGCAACCACATCGAGGGCATGAAGCTCCACAACCCGCTCGTTCTCGCGCCTGACGATGGCGCCCTAAATCTGGTCAAGTCTGCGGCAACACTAAAGGGCCTCGCGTACGACTACCTGGAGAAGACCAGGCTCTCGGGCACCGAAGTCAAGATCGCCCCCAAGAACCTTGACGTCAAAGGCCGGGACGTAGTACTGCTCGACGACATCGTCAGCACCGGCGGCACCATCGCAGAGGCAGCCAAACTACTGAGAGTCATCGGAGCAAAAGACGTACATCTCGGCTGCGTCCACCCTGTGCTCGTCGGCAACGCTGTAATCAAGCTCTACCGCGCCGGCATCAAGTCGGTCATCTCCACCGACACGCTCGAGAAGGCGACCAGCAGAATCTCGGCTGCGCCTATCATCGCTGAAGCGCTGAGAAAATAA
- a CDS encoding glycosyltransferase family 2 protein: MTSNCLLLLPTLNEEEALKALVPEIPSSFRVLVVDGGSTDRTREIAEGAGCLFLQQQFGKGKGCGVRTAMQYFLKGDHEYLAMIDADYTCDPREIDRLIERLGQGYHVVLGSRDPQKQVELLGRFSLFINRLTSGLTTLAYSQDLPDIQSCYWVFTRKAVETIYPGLSACGFDIEYDIVFNSWKEGLKIGYCPVTIRARKGESKFTKYLRLKQIWFGLTYIYRSLVIMAKRALRGGRHEAEHASPRPDK; the protein is encoded by the coding sequence ATGACTAGTAATTGCTTGCTGCTCCTGCCCACGCTCAACGAGGAAGAGGCGTTGAAAGCGCTTGTGCCCGAAATCCCTTCCAGCTTCAGGGTACTGGTGGTCGACGGCGGCTCTACGGATAGAACGAGAGAGATCGCCGAGGGGGCAGGCTGTCTTTTTTTGCAGCAGCAGTTCGGCAAAGGCAAAGGCTGCGGGGTCAGGACGGCCATGCAGTACTTTTTGAAGGGCGATCACGAGTACCTGGCCATGATCGATGCGGACTACACCTGCGACCCCCGGGAGATCGACCGGCTGATCGAGCGGCTCGGGCAGGGCTACCATGTCGTCCTCGGCAGCCGGGATCCACAGAAGCAGGTCGAGCTGCTGGGCCGGTTCTCGCTGTTCATCAACCGGCTGACGTCAGGGCTGACTACGCTGGCCTACAGCCAGGATCTGCCTGACATCCAGAGTTGCTACTGGGTCTTTACCAGGAAGGCGGTGGAGACTATCTACCCGGGGCTGTCGGCCTGCGGTTTCGACATAGAGTACGACATCGTCTTCAACTCGTGGAAGGAGGGCCTGAAGATCGGGTATTGTCCTGTCACGATAAGGGCCAGGAAGGGGGAGTCGAAGTTCACGAAGTATCTGCGGCTGAAGCAGATCTGGTTCGGGCTGACCTACATCTACAGGAGTCTGGTCATTATGGCAAAAAGGGCTCTGCGGGGCGGCAGACATGAGGCTGAACATGCCAGTCCGAGGCCGGATAAATAA
- a CDS encoding transglutaminase-like domain-containing protein has protein sequence MRKVLSYVTIAILLSCIVLGSVVQAESHAVMDDQKLSSINKTISMDSPKVDKDKILLPKFTNNGKILVDKTYEGRYPGLVLMNTSKKVQEDKSGFDVIENPSSFIVRMKKSEANLEKQLSADSSDVSASALAASSTVYITGAYYNWYWIQDVIFDNQITIYNAGPNTASGQVILWSLEDSYGYAAPFNNLAPYTSTTVTVPFMPLSGTSIGFKPIGTEVRVSPGDTTTHFVNLTAYSGTYGIEVYDNDANHLPDPDGGENIGVSDLYNQYNYAILREAATAAECVEETYNAFDTSNSIRFYVSSNMNSNDGYPYSQYTASDQYIISHGYEGMCDEYATLAVSFERALRIPAKYYSMDYRDTSGILRGHAFLVIWDGNRWVHSDPAFCSSFDDPQIYKRFGYTHIHLKNMRYADDSVVMSDPYGDQLLLQWNDFQIITDLGEPSEYN, from the coding sequence ATGAGGAAAGTCTTATCTTATGTAACGATCGCAATACTACTCAGTTGCATAGTATTAGGAAGCGTTGTCCAAGCTGAATCACATGCAGTTATGGACGATCAAAAGTTGTCCTCAATAAACAAGACGATTAGCATGGATTCGCCTAAGGTAGACAAGGATAAAATACTACTTCCGAAATTTACTAATAACGGTAAAATTTTGGTCGATAAGACCTATGAGGGGCGATATCCTGGTCTTGTCTTAATGAACACATCAAAGAAGGTACAAGAAGATAAATCTGGCTTTGATGTAATTGAAAACCCATCGAGTTTTATAGTTAGAATGAAAAAATCTGAAGCGAATCTCGAAAAACAGCTATCTGCTGATTCGTCTGATGTATCGGCATCCGCATTAGCTGCTTCCTCTACAGTCTATATTACTGGAGCCTATTATAACTGGTATTGGATTCAGGATGTGATTTTTGATAATCAGATTACCATATATAATGCGGGTCCAAACACTGCAAGCGGTCAAGTGATACTATGGTCTCTGGAAGATTCATACGGCTATGCCGCTCCGTTCAATAATTTAGCTCCATATACATCGACAACTGTAACAGTTCCATTTATGCCCTTGAGTGGTACATCCATCGGGTTTAAACCCATTGGTACAGAAGTCCGGGTCTCTCCGGGTGATACTACGACACACTTTGTCAATTTGACCGCATATAGTGGGACCTATGGTATAGAGGTATATGATAACGATGCAAACCATTTACCCGATCCAGATGGCGGTGAAAATATAGGAGTAAGTGATCTCTATAATCAATATAATTATGCAATATTACGTGAAGCAGCCACTGCAGCAGAGTGTGTTGAAGAAACTTATAATGCATTCGATACGTCAAACTCAATACGCTTCTACGTTTCTAGTAACATGAACTCAAATGATGGCTATCCTTACAGTCAATATACTGCATCCGATCAATATATAATAAGTCATGGGTATGAAGGTATGTGCGACGAATATGCAACATTAGCAGTATCGTTTGAAAGAGCTTTGCGCATCCCGGCTAAATATTATTCAATGGACTATCGCGATACAAGTGGAATTTTAAGAGGTCATGCATTTTTAGTAATATGGGATGGCAATAGATGGGTTCATTCCGACCCAGCATTCTGCAGTTCATTTGATGACCCGCAGATCTATAAGCGATTCGGATATACGCATATTCATCTAAAGAATATGCGCTATGCAGATGATAGTGTTGTTATGAGTGATCCGTATGGTGATCAATTATTACTTCAGTGGAATGATTTCCAGATCATTACCGATTTAGGAGAGCCATCAGAATACAACTAG
- a CDS encoding tyrosine--tRNA ligase, whose product MDKLALVTRNVEEVVTIDELKSLMDANPHPKVYVGYEPSGNIHLGHMITVNKLIDCQNAGFEVTVLLADLHAYLNRKGTMEEIAKIAEYNKRCFIAMGLSEDRTRFVLGTSYQLSPKYETDVLRLACDTTLNRARRSMDEVSRDAEDPRVSQMVYPLMQALDIAYLDVDVAMGGIDQRKIHMLARESLPSLGYKSPICLHTPILLGLDGTKMSSSKGNNISVDEPAESVTKKIEKAFCPIGVTENNPVLDLFRYHIFMKYDSITIERPEKHGGNITFDSYEALRNDFAEKKVHPMDLKKAAAKYMNQILEAVRSRM is encoded by the coding sequence ATGGACAAGCTTGCACTTGTCACCAGAAACGTAGAAGAAGTGGTGACTATAGACGAACTGAAGAGCCTGATGGATGCCAACCCGCACCCGAAGGTCTACGTCGGCTATGAGCCCAGTGGCAACATCCACCTGGGTCACATGATTACTGTAAACAAGCTTATCGACTGCCAGAACGCAGGGTTCGAAGTGACCGTCCTGCTGGCAGATCTTCACGCCTATCTCAACCGCAAGGGCACGATGGAGGAGATCGCAAAGATCGCCGAGTACAACAAGCGCTGCTTTATCGCCATGGGCCTTAGCGAGGACAGGACGAGGTTCGTGCTGGGCACGAGCTACCAGCTATCCCCGAAGTACGAGACGGATGTCCTGAGGCTGGCCTGCGACACTACCCTCAACAGGGCCCGCAGGAGCATGGACGAAGTATCCAGGGACGCGGAAGACCCGAGAGTATCCCAGATGGTCTACCCGCTGATGCAGGCGCTGGACATCGCCTACCTCGACGTCGACGTGGCCATGGGCGGCATCGACCAGCGCAAAATCCACATGCTGGCCAGAGAATCCCTCCCGTCGCTCGGGTACAAGAGCCCGATCTGCCTCCACACTCCGATCCTGCTCGGGCTGGACGGCACCAAGATGTCGTCGAGCAAGGGTAACAACATCAGCGTGGACGAGCCGGCAGAGTCCGTGACGAAGAAGATCGAGAAGGCGTTCTGCCCCATCGGCGTCACCGAAAACAACCCGGTGCTGGACCTCTTCAGGTACCACATATTCATGAAGTACGACAGCATCACGATCGAGCGGCCCGAGAAACACGGCGGCAACATTACCTTCGATAGCTATGAGGCACTTCGCAACGACTTTGCGGAGAAGAAGGTACACCCGATGGACCTCAAGAAGGCGGCAGCGAAGTACATGAACCAGATACTCGAGGCCGTCAGAAGCCGAATGTAA
- the purB gene encoding adenylosuccinate lyase yields MAIHPIEFRYGTPEMKAVWTEEAKLRKLLLVEAALARAEAEVGIVPKECARIIGENVDKVSVERVRAIEDEISHDMMAVVLGFAEVCGEEAGKWIHYGATSNDILDTGLGLQLKDSLDIIEVKLQKLKMALLEKADATKTLVTAGRTHGQLAVPTTYGLRFAIWAMEVSRHQERLSQMRSRVAVGQMSGAVGTQAAFGKDGIRIKELTMSYLGIPAVTVSSQIIQRDRHAEYMMFLAGVASTLDKICLEIRLMQRSEIGELAEGFGKKQVGSSTMPHKRNPINAEQVCGLARVVRSYVEPALQNNVLWDERDLTNSSCERVIIPEASILLDHILNKAIRVITGLTFYPENIKRNLNVLRGVQMSEAVMIALANRGFGRQKAHEIVREASMKAFEQGLTLKQALLENPEISAKLTPAEVDMITDPEGYIGTAVEQVEEVLRKEGYKTK; encoded by the coding sequence ATGGCAATACACCCGATTGAGTTCAGGTACGGGACGCCGGAGATGAAGGCGGTCTGGACAGAGGAGGCCAAACTCCGAAAGCTGCTGCTGGTCGAGGCTGCGCTGGCCCGGGCGGAAGCTGAGGTCGGCATCGTGCCGAAAGAGTGCGCCAGGATCATCGGCGAAAACGTGGATAAGGTAAGCGTCGAGCGGGTCCGGGCGATCGAGGACGAGATCAGCCACGACATGATGGCCGTTGTATTAGGCTTCGCAGAGGTCTGCGGCGAGGAAGCGGGCAAGTGGATTCACTACGGGGCTACTTCTAACGACATCCTGGACACGGGCCTGGGGCTGCAGTTGAAAGACTCTCTCGATATCATCGAGGTCAAGCTCCAGAAGCTGAAGATGGCGCTGCTCGAAAAGGCGGATGCGACGAAGACGCTGGTCACCGCGGGCAGGACTCACGGCCAGCTTGCAGTCCCCACTACTTACGGGCTGCGTTTTGCGATCTGGGCGATGGAGGTTTCCCGGCACCAGGAGCGGCTCAGTCAAATGCGCTCCAGAGTGGCTGTCGGCCAGATGAGCGGTGCCGTAGGCACTCAGGCGGCTTTCGGCAAGGATGGAATCAGGATCAAGGAGCTCACGATGAGCTACCTCGGCATCCCCGCCGTCACAGTCTCGAGCCAGATCATCCAGCGCGACCGGCACGCAGAATACATGATGTTCCTCGCGGGCGTCGCGAGCACACTCGACAAGATCTGCCTCGAGATCAGGCTCATGCAGCGCAGCGAGATCGGCGAGCTTGCCGAGGGCTTCGGTAAGAAGCAGGTGGGCTCTTCCACGATGCCGCACAAGCGCAATCCCATTAATGCCGAGCAGGTCTGCGGTCTGGCCCGGGTTGTCCGGTCCTACGTGGAGCCGGCGCTGCAGAACAACGTGCTGTGGGATGAGAGGGACCTGACCAACTCGTCGTGCGAGCGGGTCATCATCCCCGAGGCCTCGATTCTCCTCGACCACATCCTGAACAAGGCCATCCGGGTCATCACCGGCCTGACCTTCTATCCTGAAAATATCAAGCGCAACCTCAACGTCCTCCGGGGCGTCCAGATGAGCGAAGCGGTCATGATCGCTTTAGCGAACAGGGGCTTCGGCAGGCAGAAGGCTCACGAGATCGTCAGGGAAGCCTCGATGAAGGCTTTCGAGCAGGGCCTGACACTAAAACAGGCGCTGCTGGAAAACCCCGAAATTTCCGCGAAGCTCACTCCTGCAGAAGTCGACATGATCACCGACCCTGAGGGGTATATCGGCACTGCGGTCGAGCAGGTTGAAGAAGTCCTGCGGAAAGAAGGCTACAAGACAAAGTAA
- a CDS encoding RQC domain-containing protein translates to MSTLDDFIETTVDGTEASKTIIECIRQLQWPYGATHIGQVIAGKKLKKVLDQKHDQLPVFGIGSQYSADQWKAWVNELVAQGYLTREPGLYPVITLNERSVEIADGIARVQLSKPVEVKVAEPKPVEVKSEGLPATYDLKLYEVLRLWRNRLAEEQQNPPYVILTNGDIKAICSLYPMSIDELTAIKGIGPRKAQNYGEAILDMVSAHVSENGIVMGSTLAEPPKDEPSPWGNDPLEAAYNMQEYIQSLQDELKKTKEELEALYERIAASGQIESEQYRLFTEEKYRRSIDQQLFYSRYPEIFLRNAKITLTSAQKEVPPEALEPYIIREAHTAYKVEKRGHESADQERP, encoded by the coding sequence ATGTCTACACTGGACGATTTTATAGAAACAACTGTCGACGGAACCGAGGCTTCTAAGACTATTATCGAGTGCATCCGCCAGCTTCAGTGGCCATATGGCGCCACCCATATCGGCCAGGTCATCGCTGGTAAAAAGCTCAAGAAAGTGCTGGACCAGAAGCATGATCAGCTGCCAGTTTTCGGCATCGGCAGCCAATATTCCGCAGATCAGTGGAAAGCCTGGGTGAACGAACTGGTCGCTCAGGGCTATTTGACTAGAGAGCCGGGGCTGTATCCAGTTATAACTCTCAACGAGCGGAGCGTCGAGATTGCGGATGGCATTGCCAGAGTTCAGTTGAGCAAGCCTGTAGAGGTAAAAGTGGCCGAGCCGAAACCGGTAGAAGTTAAATCAGAGGGTCTGCCTGCTACGTACGATCTCAAGCTCTACGAGGTACTCCGGCTATGGCGCAATCGTCTCGCAGAAGAGCAGCAGAACCCACCTTACGTCATCCTCACCAACGGCGACATCAAGGCCATCTGCTCTCTCTATCCGATGTCGATCGACGAGCTCACGGCCATCAAGGGCATCGGCCCCAGAAAGGCGCAGAACTACGGAGAAGCCATCCTGGACATGGTCAGCGCCCACGTGAGCGAAAACGGCATCGTAATGGGCAGCACGCTGGCTGAACCTCCGAAGGACGAGCCCAGTCCATGGGGAAACGATCCTCTGGAAGCGGCATACAACATGCAGGAGTATATACAGTCGCTGCAGGATGAACTAAAAAAGACAAAGGAAGAGCTGGAAGCCCTGTACGAGCGGATTGCAGCCTCCGGCCAGATAGAGTCAGAGCAGTACAGACTTTTCACGGAAGAGAAATACAGGCGGTCGATCGATCAACAGTTGTTCTACAGCCGGTACCCGGAGATTTTCCTGAGGAACGCTAAAATTACCCTGACCAGCGCCCAGAAAGAGGTCCCGCCCGAGGCGTTAGAGCCGTACATAATCAGAGAGGCTCACACAGCCTATAAAGTTGAGAAAAGAGGCCATGAATCGGCAGATCAGGAAAGGCCTTGA
- a CDS encoding archaellum operon transcriptional activator EarA family protein, whose product MIDESKKTTKRKVLELLDSTSRPKDDAEIIAAVAIDEKELRQIIKAINNEHYTYEESLLGMGLVKEWKRLFREPGFTITDKGRYVLLYIRKKELEEML is encoded by the coding sequence ATGATCGATGAGAGCAAGAAAACGACGAAAAGGAAGGTGCTGGAGTTACTCGACAGTACCAGCCGGCCGAAAGACGACGCGGAGATAATAGCTGCAGTCGCCATCGACGAAAAAGAGTTGCGACAGATCATCAAGGCGATCAACAACGAGCACTACACCTATGAAGAGTCGCTCTTAGGGATGGGCCTGGTCAAAGAATGGAAAAGACTCTTCAGGGAACCCGGCTTTACTATTACCGATAAAGGGCGGTACGTGTTGTTGTACATCCGGAAGAAAGAGCTAGAAGAGATGCTGTAG
- a CDS encoding molybdopterin synthase — translation MKVIAIVGYKKTGKTTLVERLVSELAKTGKVGTIKHSQDEILPFGGDTDRHLASGASVTIGVTPTRSVMVLKTSDINSALKEMSMQGVDYVVVEGFKQSRLPKIAIGDVEAENIVARVDINATGEQLAAIAKAQPDEVTLPELIARVHRNPEIKKAGAIGTFTGIVREIAKNEITKALEFESYDVVAKERIAKIEADLKQAPGIVDVIIHHKTGRIEAGEDIVYIVVAAGHRQELFPILREAIERVKEEVPIWKKEMTVSGEYWVHDKE, via the coding sequence ATGAAGGTCATTGCCATAGTGGGATACAAGAAAACGGGAAAGACTACGCTGGTGGAGCGGCTGGTTTCGGAGCTCGCGAAAACAGGCAAGGTAGGCACGATCAAGCACTCGCAGGACGAGATCCTGCCCTTCGGCGGGGACACGGACCGGCACCTGGCGAGCGGCGCCTCGGTGACCATCGGCGTTACGCCGACCCGCAGCGTAATGGTGCTCAAGACCAGCGACATCAATAGCGCGCTTAAAGAAATGTCTATGCAAGGTGTCGATTACGTCGTGGTCGAGGGCTTCAAACAGAGCCGTCTGCCGAAAATCGCCATCGGCGACGTCGAAGCTGAGAACATCGTCGCCAGGGTGGACATCAACGCCACGGGAGAGCAGCTGGCCGCTATTGCTAAGGCTCAGCCGGACGAGGTCACGCTACCCGAGCTGATCGCCAGAGTACATCGCAATCCTGAGATCAAGAAGGCCGGGGCTATCGGCACTTTCACCGGCATCGTGAGAGAAATTGCCAAAAACGAGATCACTAAGGCCCTTGAGTTCGAGAGCTACGATGTTGTGGCCAAAGAGCGCATCGCGAAGATCGAGGCTGACCTGAAGCAGGCGCCGGGCATTGTCGACGTCATCATCCACCACAAGACCGGCAGGATCGAGGCGGGGGAAGACATTGTCTACATAGTCGTGGCCGCCGGTCACCGGCAAGAACTATTCCCTATACTCCGCGAAGCTATCGAAAGGGTTAAGGAAGAAGTGCCCATCTGGAAGAAGGAAATGACAGTCTCCGGTGAGTACTGGGTACATGACAAGGAGTGA
- a CDS encoding glycerophosphodiester phosphodiesterase, translating to MVIGHRGAAGYEPENTLRSFQKAIELGVDWIELDVRRTADGHIVVMHDDTVERTTNGRGKVSEMSLADIRKLDAGKGEKVPTLQEAIDLVKSGQKKLIIELKLEGLENDVIDIVEKNNFSEDCIISSFFYYSIRRVKELRPGIMTAAIASKLPIEFHRLHNDFLADTIFLRKDIVSRDIVDEAHRDGFLVCVWNIDDSRDVARYADMGVDFISSNYPDRLRQIEPHAVTA from the coding sequence ATGGTCATCGGTCACAGGGGCGCCGCGGGCTACGAGCCGGAGAACACGCTCCGCTCCTTTCAAAAAGCGATAGAGCTCGGGGTGGACTGGATCGAGCTTGACGTCCGGCGCACCGCCGACGGGCACATCGTTGTCATGCACGACGATACCGTGGAGAGGACGACGAACGGCCGGGGTAAAGTGAGCGAGATGAGCCTCGCCGACATCAGGAAGCTCGACGCCGGCAAGGGCGAGAAAGTGCCCACATTACAGGAAGCCATCGATCTGGTGAAGAGCGGCCAAAAAAAGCTGATCATCGAGCTGAAGCTCGAAGGCCTCGAAAACGACGTGATCGACATCGTGGAGAAAAATAACTTTTCAGAGGACTGTATCATCTCTTCCTTCTTCTACTACTCCATCCGGCGGGTCAAAGAACTCCGGCCAGGCATCATGACCGCCGCCATCGCTAGCAAGCTCCCCATCGAGTTCCACCGTTTACACAACGATTTCCTCGCCGACACGATCTTCCTGAGAAAGGACATCGTCTCCCGCGACATCGTCGACGAGGCACACAGAGACGGCTTTTTAGTGTGCGTATGGAACATCGACGACTCCCGCGACGTGGCCAGATACGCCGACATGGGCGTCGACTTCATCAGCAGCAACTATCCAGACCGGCTCAGACAAATAGAGCCGCATGCGGTAACGGCCTGA